From Pseudobdellovibrio exovorus JSS, a single genomic window includes:
- the gcvP gene encoding aminomethyl-transferring glycine dehydrogenase, producing MSTTLSQLSTQNEFTGRHIGPSDQDQKTMLQALGFSNTDELISKVVPKTILTKDKMDIGNGISEYDILAELKSIMGKNKIYTSLIGMGFHDTITPSVIARNVFENPVWYTAYTPYQPEISQGRLQSLLNFQTMISDLTGMEIANASLLDEGTAVAEAVAMAFSLSKKQGVKTFVVHPDAHPHVIEVLKTRSEPQGLEMILQDPATYDYSKEIFAAVFQYPTSSGRVEDYRSTSQKLHDHGAFVIASADLLSLTLLTPPGEWGADIVVGNSQRFGVPLGYGGPHAAFLATKDSFKRSLPGRLVGVSVDNHGHQALRLTLQTREQHIRRDKATSNICTAQVLLANMAAMYAVYHGPQGLKNIAQRVHRLTQLAAEGLKKIGLTAETTQFFDTLKVKVASDKLSAIKAASEKHEVNLRYFTDAVGFSFNETNTVKTVEAVLTILNGGQALGFKVEDLEKTLTTNIPSELTRQSAYLTHPNFNSYHSETELMRYIYSLQNKDITLTHSMIPLGSCTMKLNAATELAPISWPEVNKLHPFVPIEQAQGYRHLIQDLERKLCAITGFAAVSLQPNSGAQGEYAGLLVIREYFKKTNQSHRNICLIPSSAHGTNPASAVMVGFKVVVVNCDENGNVDVADLKAKAEQHKDSLAALMVTYPSTHGVFEEAIIDICETIHKNGGQVYMDGANLNAMVGLARPGVFGPDVSHMNLHKTFAIPHGGGGPGVGPIGVAKHLAPYLPTHSLIKDAGPETGVSSTTSAPWGSASILPISWSYITMMGDSGLRAATTTSILNANYIAKRLEPHYPIVYKGKEGLVAHECIIDIRPLKKSHDIDVTDIAKRLIDYGFHAPTMSWPVAGTLMIEPTESESKAELDRFCDAMIEIRKEADTTPDVIRQSPHTAESLMATEWTQSYSREKAAYPLKWVKSNKYWPPVGRVDNAFGDRNIICSCPPLDEYQ from the coding sequence ATGAGCACGACACTATCTCAACTTTCAACGCAAAACGAATTCACCGGCCGCCACATCGGTCCATCAGATCAAGATCAAAAGACGATGTTACAGGCACTTGGTTTTTCTAATACAGATGAACTGATTTCAAAGGTTGTCCCAAAAACTATCTTAACTAAAGACAAGATGGATATCGGCAACGGAATTTCTGAATACGATATCTTAGCCGAACTTAAATCCATCATGGGAAAGAATAAAATCTACACCTCTTTGATCGGTATGGGCTTCCACGACACGATCACACCTTCTGTGATTGCACGTAATGTTTTCGAAAATCCGGTTTGGTACACGGCCTATACTCCGTACCAGCCTGAAATTTCTCAAGGACGCCTACAGAGTTTATTAAACTTCCAAACGATGATCAGTGATTTAACTGGAATGGAAATCGCCAATGCCTCTTTACTAGATGAGGGAACGGCTGTGGCTGAAGCGGTCGCAATGGCATTTTCATTAAGTAAAAAGCAAGGTGTGAAAACTTTTGTAGTTCATCCTGATGCTCATCCCCACGTGATTGAGGTTTTGAAAACTCGCAGTGAGCCACAAGGACTTGAAATGATTTTACAAGATCCAGCCACTTATGATTATTCAAAAGAAATTTTCGCCGCTGTCTTCCAGTATCCGACATCAAGTGGTCGTGTTGAAGACTATCGCTCGACTTCACAAAAGTTACATGACCACGGAGCTTTTGTGATCGCATCTGCCGATCTTTTATCGCTGACACTTTTAACTCCTCCTGGTGAATGGGGTGCTGATATCGTTGTTGGTAACTCTCAACGCTTTGGTGTTCCATTGGGATATGGTGGACCCCATGCCGCTTTCCTTGCCACTAAAGACAGTTTTAAACGCTCACTTCCAGGTCGTCTTGTTGGCGTATCTGTAGATAATCATGGACACCAAGCCCTGCGTTTAACTTTACAAACACGCGAGCAACATATCCGCCGCGATAAAGCCACTTCGAATATCTGTACAGCACAGGTGCTATTAGCAAACATGGCCGCCATGTACGCGGTTTACCATGGACCACAGGGATTAAAAAACATCGCTCAACGTGTTCATCGTTTAACTCAATTGGCAGCTGAAGGACTTAAGAAAATTGGTCTGACAGCAGAAACAACTCAGTTCTTCGATACACTCAAAGTCAAAGTTGCCAGCGACAAACTGTCTGCGATCAAAGCCGCTTCCGAGAAACACGAAGTGAATCTTCGTTACTTTACAGATGCTGTTGGCTTTTCTTTCAATGAAACTAATACTGTGAAAACAGTTGAGGCTGTTTTGACTATTTTAAACGGCGGACAAGCTCTTGGCTTTAAAGTGGAGGACTTAGAGAAAACTCTGACGACGAATATTCCTAGCGAGCTAACTCGTCAATCTGCTTATCTGACTCATCCTAATTTTAATAGCTACCACTCAGAGACAGAGTTGATGCGCTATATTTATAGTCTACAAAATAAAGATATCACATTAACTCATTCAATGATTCCATTGGGATCTTGTACAATGAAGCTGAATGCAGCAACAGAGCTGGCACCTATTTCATGGCCTGAAGTTAATAAATTACATCCTTTTGTTCCGATTGAGCAGGCTCAAGGCTACCGTCATCTGATTCAAGATCTTGAACGTAAGCTTTGTGCTATCACAGGCTTTGCCGCTGTTTCCTTGCAGCCCAACTCTGGAGCTCAAGGTGAATACGCCGGCTTGCTTGTAATTCGTGAGTACTTCAAAAAAACAAACCAATCTCATCGTAATATCTGCTTAATTCCTTCTTCAGCTCACGGAACAAACCCAGCTTCTGCCGTTATGGTTGGATTCAAAGTTGTTGTTGTAAACTGTGACGAAAATGGAAACGTCGATGTTGCTGACTTAAAAGCTAAAGCCGAGCAGCACAAAGACTCATTAGCGGCGTTGATGGTGACCTATCCATCGACTCATGGTGTGTTTGAAGAAGCCATCATTGATATCTGTGAAACTATTCATAAAAATGGCGGACAGGTCTACATGGATGGGGCGAACCTCAATGCCATGGTGGGATTAGCGCGTCCGGGAGTTTTCGGACCAGACGTTTCACACATGAACTTACATAAGACATTTGCTATCCCTCATGGGGGCGGCGGACCTGGTGTGGGCCCAATCGGTGTTGCGAAACATTTGGCTCCATACTTACCAACTCACTCGCTGATCAAAGATGCGGGACCAGAAACTGGTGTGAGTTCGACAACATCGGCTCCGTGGGGTAGCGCGAGTATTTTACCAATCAGTTGGTCTTATATCACCATGATGGGAGACTCTGGATTAAGAGCCGCAACTACGACAAGTATTTTAAATGCGAACTACATTGCAAAACGCTTAGAACCTCACTACCCGATTGTTTACAAAGGAAAAGAAGGTCTTGTAGCGCACGAGTGCATTATCGATATTCGCCCTCTTAAAAAATCACACGATATTGATGTGACTGATATTGCAAAACGTCTGATCGACTATGGCTTCCATGCTCCGACAATGTCATGGCCTGTTGCTGGTACCTTGATGATTGAGCCAACTGAGTCTGAAAGCAAAGCAGAGCTTGATCGTTTCTGTGATGCAATGATTGAGATTCGCAAAGAAGCCGACACGACTCCGGATGTGATTCGTCAGTCACCGCACACAGCAGAAAGCTTGATGGCGACTGAGTGGACTCAAAGCTATTCACGTGAAAAAGCGGCTTATCCGTTGAAATGGGTAAAAAGCAATAAGTACTGGCCACCTGTCGGTCGCGTGGATAATGCTTTCGGAGACCGCAACATCATCTGCTCGTGCCCTCCGCTGGATGAATATCAATAG
- a CDS encoding (deoxy)nucleoside triphosphate pyrophosphohydrolase → MRHGKQGTQHPQNSESRGKSRVKKNWIPVSAGILKKDNLILVGQRPENHTLAGLWEFPGGKIELGESPEEALVRELNEELGIIAEVGDLKIACTHSYSDVGIIILFYEVLFWKGEPKTQHHINLKWVKPSELPQMNIPDANRRNLDRIYKAFDLKMDT, encoded by the coding sequence ATGCGACACGGAAAACAGGGAACTCAACATCCTCAAAACTCTGAGTCACGCGGCAAAAGCCGTGTGAAGAAGAACTGGATTCCTGTATCTGCCGGTATTCTTAAGAAAGACAATCTGATTCTTGTCGGCCAAAGACCTGAAAATCATACTCTTGCAGGGCTATGGGAATTTCCCGGTGGAAAAATTGAACTAGGTGAATCTCCGGAAGAAGCTCTTGTCCGTGAGCTGAATGAAGAGTTAGGCATTATCGCTGAAGTCGGAGATTTAAAAATCGCCTGCACCCACTCTTACAGTGATGTCGGAATTATTATTCTTTTCTATGAAGTTCTATTCTGGAAAGGCGAACCTAAAACTCAACATCACATCAATTTGAAATGGGTTAAGCCTTCTGAGTTACCACAGATGAACATCCCTGATGCTAATCGCAGAAACCTAGATCGCATCTACAAAGCTTTTGATTTGAAGATGGACACATGA
- a CDS encoding HU family DNA-binding protein: MTKANLIDILSEKSKITRVKAEAVVNTIFDTMVEALMKDNRIEIRGFGSFVNRKYDSYKGRNPRTGEVIAVDEKKLPFFKVGKELKEEINNGGKE; this comes from the coding sequence ATGACGAAGGCCAATTTAATCGATATTTTGTCTGAAAAATCAAAAATTACACGTGTTAAAGCTGAGGCTGTTGTGAACACTATTTTTGATACAATGGTAGAAGCTTTGATGAAAGACAATCGTATCGAAATCCGTGGTTTTGGTTCGTTCGTTAATCGTAAATATGACTCTTATAAAGGCAGGAATCCCCGCACTGGCGAAGTCATCGCCGTCGACGAGAAGAAACTACCTTTCTTCAAAGTTGGAAAAGAATTAAAAGAAGAAATCAATAACGGCGGGAAAGAATAA
- a CDS encoding glycosyltransferase family 9 protein: MKKKVLLIRLDKIGDLICSLPADQVLDSSEYDVTWIIQKGLGSVVDLGEKPRKYFELDKKDPKTSAKLLRELLQTLKPDIAISLQGPWWVNFELFKARVPIRSGVKSQWHSFLFLNKGIRQKRSLAVKHELEYNLDLVQETLDIPSTKEFHYFEIKKPEASHLLSDFGLVPKKYVVVHPGMMGSAQNWPQSEYIKLIQRLTQKGHSVVVTGTAQDEPYLDQIKAACVQHPQVIWLQSKLNLNQLVEVLAYAEYVIVPSTGVAHLAAGVGTLVKGLYSPITVQHPRRWAPRGPDVEVFMLPEVNAECF, from the coding sequence GTGAAAAAGAAAGTCTTACTTATTAGACTAGATAAAATCGGTGACTTGATCTGCTCTTTACCTGCAGATCAAGTTTTAGATTCGTCTGAATACGATGTCACATGGATCATTCAAAAAGGTTTGGGTTCTGTTGTCGATCTAGGCGAAAAGCCCCGCAAATACTTTGAACTCGACAAAAAAGATCCAAAGACATCCGCGAAACTTCTGCGCGAACTCCTACAAACTCTAAAGCCAGATATTGCCATCAGTCTACAGGGGCCATGGTGGGTGAACTTCGAGCTTTTTAAAGCCCGTGTCCCTATTCGCTCTGGTGTGAAAAGTCAGTGGCATAGTTTTCTGTTTTTAAATAAAGGTATTCGTCAGAAGCGCTCGTTAGCCGTCAAACATGAACTCGAATACAATCTGGATTTAGTGCAAGAAACTTTGGATATTCCCTCAACGAAAGAGTTCCATTATTTTGAAATTAAAAAACCTGAAGCGAGTCATCTGCTCAGCGATTTTGGTTTGGTCCCTAAAAAATATGTGGTGGTTCATCCCGGCATGATGGGCTCGGCTCAAAACTGGCCGCAGTCAGAGTACATCAAACTGATTCAGCGACTGACTCAGAAAGGTCACTCTGTTGTCGTGACAGGAACGGCGCAGGACGAGCCCTATTTGGATCAAATCAAAGCGGCTTGTGTCCAGCACCCTCAGGTTATATGGCTACAGTCCAAACTTAACTTAAACCAATTAGTCGAAGTTCTAGCTTATGCAGAATATGTAATTGTTCCGTCAACGGGTGTGGCTCACCTTGCCGCTGGCGTCGGTACACTTGTGAAAGGTCTTTACTCACCGATTACTGTTCAACACCCGCGCCGTTGGGCACCACGCGGTCCCGATGTTGAAGTGTTCATGCTTCCTGAAGTGAATGCCGAATGTTTTTAG
- a CDS encoding metallopeptidase TldD-related protein: protein MKQYLQTIAEIAFNNLSSDEELALNLHSEDSEFIRFNQSKVRQNTQVTQHELSLTYQRDERSYRATLSLTLNQTLDNENLLNTLERLRRELPKIDPNPKYAPLENNGTSEVYKKSQRPETAEVIQKIAEEFADTDLAGYYCSGPIRQASLNSKGQFHYFENDQFFFDYSIYDGPRAAKGFYSETIWNDADFKEQALQLKSTLAQLKKPQLQLKPGTYRTYLAPMAVQEIVQIFNWRALSRSSYEQGFAPLKKLHQKEQLFSAKFSLIENNSLGLNSHFNSQGELSPEVLPLIENGELKNFLVSSATAKEYNLVSNNADSGLWNNEGMRSGEVRAGTLKEQEILAKLGTGLYLSNLHYINWSDPQAARITGMTRFACFWVENGEIVGPIQDLRFDDTLYNLFGSELVDLTERASTFVSTSTYQKRTLGGIKVPGILLNKMNFTL from the coding sequence ATGAAACAGTATTTACAAACGATAGCCGAGATCGCATTCAATAACTTATCTTCAGATGAAGAGCTTGCCTTGAACTTACATTCAGAGGACAGCGAGTTCATTCGTTTTAACCAATCTAAAGTGCGTCAGAACACACAAGTGACCCAACACGAACTGAGTCTAACTTATCAACGGGATGAACGCAGTTATAGAGCGACTTTAAGCTTAACACTGAATCAAACACTGGATAACGAGAATCTCTTAAATACTTTAGAGCGACTACGTCGTGAGCTTCCTAAAATTGATCCCAATCCTAAGTATGCACCACTTGAAAATAATGGCACCTCTGAGGTTTACAAAAAAAGTCAAAGACCAGAAACAGCAGAGGTAATTCAAAAAATCGCTGAAGAATTCGCTGATACAGATCTTGCGGGTTACTACTGTTCTGGCCCTATTCGCCAAGCCTCTTTGAACTCTAAAGGTCAATTCCACTACTTTGAAAACGATCAGTTTTTCTTTGATTACTCTATTTATGATGGACCACGTGCCGCGAAAGGCTTTTACTCGGAAACGATCTGGAATGATGCGGATTTTAAAGAGCAGGCCTTGCAATTAAAAAGCACGTTAGCACAACTTAAAAAGCCACAGCTTCAGTTAAAGCCTGGAACTTACCGCACTTACCTTGCTCCGATGGCGGTGCAAGAGATCGTGCAGATTTTCAATTGGCGCGCTTTAAGCCGCAGTTCTTATGAGCAAGGTTTTGCTCCGTTGAAAAAGTTACATCAGAAAGAACAGTTGTTCTCGGCGAAATTTTCTTTGATTGAAAATAACTCTTTGGGTTTGAACTCACACTTTAACTCGCAAGGGGAACTGAGCCCTGAAGTTTTGCCACTTATTGAAAATGGCGAGCTAAAAAACTTCCTTGTCAGTTCTGCCACAGCAAAAGAGTATAACTTAGTTTCCAATAATGCAGATTCGGGTTTATGGAATAACGAAGGGATGAGATCCGGAGAAGTTAGAGCCGGAACTCTAAAGGAACAGGAAATCCTCGCCAAGTTAGGAACTGGTTTATACTTAAGTAACCTACACTATATTAACTGGAGCGATCCACAGGCTGCGCGTATTACGGGAATGACTCGTTTTGCATGTTTCTGGGTCGAGAACGGCGAAATCGTTGGCCCTATTCAAGATTTACGTTTTGATGACACCCTTTATAATCTATTTGGAAGCGAACTTGTGGATCTAACAGAACGTGCCAGTACTTTTGTTAGTACCAGTACCTACCAGAAACGAACATTGGGCGGTATTAAAGTTCCAGGGATCTTGTTGAATAAAATGAATTTTACATTGTGA
- the epmA gene encoding EF-P lysine aminoacylase EpmA: MIKTRDEYLQKHWTRYPEMPRGALKWGRVENLRLGTHQLSQWNLKDSPSYLGQDILQDGDLVALFPANQIVLLAPNLSDRTMPRLLWSEHQKWQEFLVQVRQVFREKKFQEVKTPTLVKCPGTEPTLEVFETQQRIGSEVTRYFLPTSPELNLKKLLSEGAEKIFEIAPVFRNGERTERHSPEFTMLEWYRAFAGLHAIKMDVIELVETLCDRLKLERPLEVLTFTIPDLFKQYCDFDFKPDTTDGELKELAHKLGVDVSAATCLDDYFYLIFLEKIENKWPQDRLVFIEKYPPYQAALARIGTDGWAERFEFYWRGFELGNAFHELNDPVVQRQRSLEDLQKKQQNGKSAIELDENFFTALDFGLPPSAGIAVGVERLFMAVTQTRDISFLNRIYGT; encoded by the coding sequence ATGATCAAAACAAGAGATGAATATCTGCAGAAACACTGGACTCGTTATCCTGAAATGCCGCGAGGGGCCTTAAAGTGGGGACGCGTCGAAAATTTACGACTAGGAACGCATCAGTTAAGTCAGTGGAATTTGAAAGATTCTCCCTCTTATTTAGGGCAAGATATTTTACAAGATGGGGATCTTGTCGCTTTATTTCCAGCGAATCAGATTGTACTTTTAGCTCCTAATTTATCAGATAGAACTATGCCAAGGCTGTTGTGGAGTGAGCATCAGAAGTGGCAAGAATTTTTAGTACAAGTTCGGCAAGTATTTCGTGAAAAAAAATTTCAAGAAGTTAAAACTCCGACGTTAGTTAAATGTCCTGGAACAGAGCCAACCTTAGAGGTTTTTGAAACACAACAGCGTATTGGCTCGGAGGTCACACGCTATTTTCTACCGACATCTCCAGAGCTGAATTTAAAAAAACTCTTATCCGAAGGGGCTGAAAAGATTTTTGAAATAGCACCTGTGTTTCGTAATGGGGAAAGAACTGAACGACATTCTCCGGAGTTTACTATGTTAGAGTGGTACCGCGCGTTTGCAGGGCTGCACGCTATCAAAATGGATGTGATCGAACTGGTCGAGACGCTCTGTGATCGATTGAAATTGGAAAGACCGCTGGAGGTTTTAACTTTCACTATTCCAGATTTATTTAAGCAGTACTGTGATTTTGATTTCAAACCAGATACGACAGATGGTGAATTGAAAGAGTTAGCACATAAGTTGGGTGTGGATGTTTCTGCGGCCACGTGTTTGGATGATTATTTTTATTTAATTTTTCTAGAGAAAATTGAAAACAAATGGCCACAAGATCGACTCGTATTTATTGAAAAGTATCCTCCGTATCAGGCGGCTTTAGCCCGTATCGGTACTGACGGATGGGCAGAGCGATTTGAATTTTATTGGCGTGGGTTCGAGTTGGGAAATGCTTTTCACGAATTAAATGATCCAGTTGTGCAAAGGCAGCGCTCTTTAGAGGATTTACAGAAGAAACAGCAGAATGGAAAAAGTGCCATCGAGTTAGACGAAAACTTCTTTACCGCATTGGATTTTGGCCTTCCTCCTTCCGCGGGTATTGCGGTGGGGGTTGAGCGGCTTTTTATGGCGGTGACTCAAACCCGCGATATTTCGTTTTTAAATCGAATATATGGGACTTAG
- a CDS encoding glycosyltransferase family 4 protein has product MSGSQLPEKLRICLIGQKISVMSRSSDTGLLWPLARGLTERGHEVTIISTSSPSKRPEIFRDGIRAYYLNEGQPHYKNYKFTDAANKKFVSLHQEKPFDLVHSLDDSGFKIARHKKNLSVSVAYDVEAIQMAELFSILSAGKPGAANFVKTTSKLLWQFFHSYFMRDRSILDTADGIFVTTPQQRMILERYYLYPDFHTYTVPYGINLGDLTPRAESENFKLKLNIPDNAQVILANSDFVSTHEVKPLLKAFEKVVLKKPNTYLLLVGKGPQLKNVEFEMLNLALGSRVIMPGEVAAEEMLEYILLSPIYIDLSSRSTGLEPSLIEAMAQKKVVIGSELSPISEVIEDGLDGFLVRPADVDTLSALLDKIMTRDGIDREQIGEMARQKIVDAFNRNRMIESLISAYKHILTNSDKFKQRASLKSLFQNRADQYNIK; this is encoded by the coding sequence ATGAGCGGCAGCCAACTACCAGAAAAGTTACGTATTTGTCTTATCGGGCAGAAAATATCTGTTATGAGTCGCTCTTCTGATACAGGTTTGCTGTGGCCACTCGCTCGCGGTCTAACTGAGCGCGGACATGAAGTGACGATTATTTCGACGTCATCGCCCTCAAAACGCCCTGAAATTTTTCGTGATGGTATTCGCGCTTACTATTTAAACGAAGGCCAACCCCATTATAAAAACTATAAATTTACAGATGCGGCCAACAAAAAGTTCGTCAGTCTACATCAAGAAAAACCATTTGATTTAGTACATAGCCTTGACGACTCAGGCTTTAAAATAGCTCGTCATAAAAAGAATTTATCAGTATCTGTGGCTTATGATGTGGAAGCCATCCAAATGGCAGAACTCTTTTCCATTTTATCTGCGGGTAAACCTGGGGCGGCTAACTTTGTCAAAACAACCAGTAAGCTCTTATGGCAGTTTTTTCACAGCTACTTCATGCGTGATCGCAGTATTCTAGACACTGCCGATGGTATCTTTGTCACAACTCCCCAACAGCGCATGATTCTGGAAAGATATTACCTCTACCCAGATTTTCATACCTACACAGTGCCTTACGGAATTAACTTAGGGGATCTGACTCCGCGAGCTGAATCTGAAAATTTCAAACTGAAGCTGAATATTCCAGATAATGCGCAAGTGATTCTAGCCAATTCAGATTTCGTCAGTACTCACGAGGTCAAACCACTTCTAAAGGCTTTTGAAAAAGTAGTTCTTAAAAAACCGAATACGTATCTTTTGTTAGTCGGTAAAGGTCCGCAACTGAAAAACGTTGAGTTTGAAATGCTCAATCTGGCTTTGGGTAGCCGTGTGATTATGCCCGGTGAAGTGGCCGCCGAAGAAATGTTGGAATATATTCTTTTATCACCGATCTACATTGATTTGAGTTCGCGCTCGACAGGGCTTGAACCCAGTCTGATTGAAGCGATGGCTCAGAAAAAGGTCGTTATCGGTTCAGAGCTAAGTCCTATTTCGGAAGTGATCGAAGATGGCCTTGATGGTTTCTTAGTCCGCCCAGCCGATGTGGACACCCTTTCAGCCCTTCTGGACAAGATTATGACCCGTGACGGCATTGATCGTGAGCAAATCGGAGAAATGGCCCGCCAGAAAATTGTTGATGCTTTTAACCGCAATCGCATGATTGAGTCGCTTATTAGCGCCTATAAGCATATCCTGACAAACTCAGACAAATTTAAACAGCGCGCCAGCCTTAAGAGTCTCTTTCAAAACCGTGCAGATCAATATAATATAAAGTGA
- a CDS encoding TldD/PmbA family protein: protein MQASFTQNHQSEIVQFLQREFKKYRDSADFVAFKLISERTRDYSVRNTKTEELSEFLDQGVLIEIMLNGHIGYGATSELTPEGIAAAFKKARAMTERSSQYSVFKFDSSVRPPARGHYETSRKIKLDKLSLSEIFDFLKTTSGALKKSDAIITAVSDAMLIECSQSYLSSVGAEFHQEFDIIINSMSATASDGKETQTRSLHGGRGNCLQAGAEFFNLDQALTDCSEIADQAIELLSAMDCPSETCDLILAPDQMLLQIHESIGHPLELDRILGDERNFAGWSFVQPQDFGQLQYGSPLMNVVFDPTVSNEMASYSFDEVGNKAEKKYLIQNGQLLAGLGSLESQARSHLSGVANARSSSWNRAPIDRMANINLEGGSTPLDEMIAQTERGVIMYANRSWSIDDYRRKFQFGCEYGKLIENGKVTKTLKNPNYRGITVPFWNSLKALTPQTETYGSPYCGKGEPSQVIRVGHSSPYALFKNIEVFGGG from the coding sequence ATGCAAGCATCATTCACTCAAAACCATCAGTCAGAAATCGTCCAATTTTTACAAAGAGAATTCAAAAAGTATCGCGACTCAGCGGACTTTGTTGCGTTCAAATTAATTTCAGAACGCACGCGTGATTACTCGGTTCGTAATACGAAGACAGAAGAGCTTTCCGAATTTTTAGATCAAGGTGTTTTAATTGAGATTATGTTGAATGGCCATATTGGTTACGGCGCCACCAGTGAATTAACACCTGAAGGGATTGCCGCTGCTTTTAAAAAAGCGCGTGCGATGACAGAGCGATCTTCACAGTACTCAGTATTCAAATTTGATTCGTCAGTTCGCCCGCCAGCTCGTGGGCATTATGAAACTTCTAGAAAAATTAAACTCGACAAGTTATCACTATCAGAAATTTTTGATTTCTTAAAAACAACATCCGGGGCTCTGAAGAAAAGTGATGCTATCATCACTGCGGTTTCAGATGCGATGTTAATTGAGTGTTCACAAAGCTACCTTTCTTCCGTGGGTGCGGAATTCCATCAAGAATTCGATATTATTATTAATTCGATGTCAGCTACGGCCAGCGATGGAAAAGAAACTCAAACGCGCTCGCTGCACGGAGGACGCGGAAACTGCCTACAAGCCGGCGCTGAGTTTTTCAATTTAGATCAGGCTTTAACGGATTGTAGTGAAATTGCCGATCAAGCCATTGAGCTTTTGTCAGCAATGGACTGTCCAAGTGAAACCTGTGATTTGATTTTGGCTCCGGACCAAATGTTATTGCAAATTCATGAGTCCATCGGGCACCCACTGGAATTAGATCGTATCCTAGGGGACGAACGTAACTTCGCTGGTTGGAGCTTCGTTCAGCCTCAAGACTTCGGACAATTGCAATATGGCAGCCCGCTGATGAATGTCGTTTTTGATCCGACTGTTTCAAACGAAATGGCGAGCTATAGTTTTGATGAGGTCGGAAACAAAGCTGAAAAAAAATATCTTATCCAAAATGGCCAACTGCTTGCGGGATTAGGCAGTTTAGAAAGTCAGGCCCGTTCGCATCTTTCGGGAGTAGCGAATGCCCGTTCTAGTTCGTGGAATCGTGCCCCTATTGATCGCATGGCCAACATTAATCTTGAAGGCGGCTCAACACCTTTAGACGAGATGATTGCCCAGACAGAGCGCGGAGTGATTATGTACGCTAATCGCTCGTGGTCTATTGATGACTACCGCCGTAAATTTCAATTCGGCTGCGAATATGGAAAATTGATTGAAAATGGTAAAGTGACTAAGACTTTAAAGAATCCAAACTATCGCGGAATTACAGTTCCGTTCTGGAATTCCTTGAAGGCCTTGACACCGCAAACAGAGACCTATGGCTCACCTTACTGCGGTAAAGGCGAACCCAGCCAAGTGATTCGCGTTGGCCACTCGTCGCCATACGCCCTGTTTAAAAATATTGAAGTTTTCGGTGGAGGTTAA
- a CDS encoding S1 family peptidase — MPPLMKMDSARGCVSESNLLAAGLIGGQVVQKADPDSNFAVLIISGGHICTASPIRDNVLLTAAHCFDKDKLSDTVAVFYPSLSCESGYDKRQHSVPALSVAIHDDFKSDVQIDKTEGDMALVFLSSKIPDNYPIYKVGQPSNIAAGSDLVLYGYGRTNSNGGGSGILRKIHVGSDNYVVSELNKRVVINQSQGSGICNGDSGGASLVTNRDGEMQILGISSYVTGPTEDVCSAMGVQTLASTYNDWIERIIAEQGNANPIPNPEPNPEESR, encoded by the coding sequence ATGCCGCCCTTAATGAAGATGGACTCAGCCCGAGGCTGTGTTTCTGAAAGCAATTTGCTGGCTGCGGGTTTAATCGGCGGGCAAGTGGTACAAAAAGCAGATCCGGATTCTAACTTTGCAGTATTGATTATTTCCGGCGGTCATATCTGTACGGCCTCACCTATTCGTGACAATGTACTTTTAACGGCAGCTCATTGTTTTGATAAAGATAAACTCAGTGATACAGTTGCCGTTTTTTATCCAAGTCTTAGTTGTGAGAGTGGTTATGATAAACGTCAACACTCAGTTCCGGCTTTATCCGTGGCTATACACGATGACTTCAAATCAGATGTACAGATTGATAAAACAGAAGGGGATATGGCCTTAGTGTTTTTGTCTTCAAAAATACCTGATAATTATCCAATTTATAAAGTAGGTCAGCCGAGTAACATTGCGGCTGGCAGTGATTTAGTTTTGTATGGCTATGGTCGCACGAATTCAAATGGTGGTGGCTCTGGAATTTTAAGAAAAATCCATGTGGGTTCCGACAACTATGTTGTGAGCGAGTTAAATAAGCGTGTGGTCATCAACCAATCGCAAGGCAGCGGGATCTGTAATGGGGACTCAGGTGGAGCATCTTTAGTAACCAATCGTGATGGAGAAATGCAAATCCTAGGTATTAGTTCTTATGTGACAGGGCCGACAGAAGATGTTTGCAGTGCGATGGGTGTTCAGACCTTGGCCTCTACTTACAATGATTGGATCGAAAGAATTATTGCCGAGCAGGGGAATGCGAATCCAATACCAAATCCGGAACCGAACCCTGAAGAGTCGCGATAA